The genomic window AAAGAGGGAATGGAGAGTGTATAGTAGTTAATGTAGTGAATGTGTTTGATATTGTTTAGAGGGTGAGTTGTTTGCCTGATAGATTTATCTTTATACTGTAAGACTTCTTTAATATGTTTAATAAATTCCTGCAGAGTGAAGATTAAAGTTGTAAAATGCAATTATAAATTCTGTTAGTTTGAAGCACTAATGTTTAAGTAAGTTTTGAGACTGTGCTCTCATTCTTTTTTGAAGTCTTTTGTTAAATGGTGATGGTTTTCTTACCAGTTTTAAGAATTTGGAGGAATTCTCTTTTTCCAGAAGCTGGCCAGCCTGAAGTGCCTTTGGATAGACAATTTCTTGCCAAAGAGCTGAATATAGTGGAAGACACAAATGGAAAATCAGTGTAAGGAGTGATTTTTGGAATGCACAATATAATGTAGTTCTGTATCTGGTTTTCTCTTTAGTGTTACTATAAATCACAAATAAATGTTCTCAGCAGTTGGCTAGATCACATACCTGCTCTAAAGAGCTGGATTCAAATTCATCATTTCAAACAGAGGCCCATTATCAAACATATTCCAAACTGACATTGAATTCTGCCTACTCCATAGCATTCTCTACTGTACTTGCACACCAGAACATGAGTCTCTGACCAGGATAGTCTTCCCTacaggcagaagcagaaaacaGGTCATGTTTGCATATCAGTGAATTGCTTTGTAGAGTTATAAAAAGATTATTGCATTCTGAGATTAGGCACAAATTCATAGTGCTCTGATAGGACTGCACTAATGAGctagggtgctggagcaggtttaaACACACCTTCAGCATTCTCTGCAGCTTGTGCTGTCAGAATCTGTTGGGTGCTTAGCAAGACGTAAGTTTGGGATGTGGACTGGGCTGTAGCTCACCAAAGGCTGATCCTTTGTACTGCTCAAGTGAGAACGGGGATCTACACTCTTGTGCTAAGCATGCTTTGGTTCTTCACCTAGAGGGCACCTGGAGTTTACTTGAGAACGTTCCTTAGTGTAAGCTTTTTAGGAGTGTTGGTGTTTGAGGTGGGCTTAGGTCTCTGCTTACTTATTATTCATTATTGGCATAATGTATTTTAAGTAAAGACATGTGCACATATTCTAGAAGTTGTGAGGATGTATTTTTAGTGTTCAGTGTTTCACAGTCTGCTTTTGTCATTTCTCTCTTAAGCAGACCTCTCTTGTATGGAATTATCTCTCATTTCTTACATGCTGGTAAAGCAGAAAGTACTCAGAATACCCTtccaaaaatgtctttgctcaATTACCCAAAGCAGAACCTTGGCAAACTACCCATTGAGAGAAATCAAAAAGGTGAGTCAGGTGTCATTTTTTGCAGAAGTTTTGTTTGTGACAAGATTTCCTACCTGGTACATATAGCAGCATCAGCAGTGAGAGGGATGCTGTACCTCCTTCTCTGCAACAAATCCACAACGGGTCTGCTACAGGCTGTCTTACTACACTGTCAGTTTAATAAATTCTCAGTAAAATATATTAAACTGTGGATGTATTTCTCTTTCTGATTAATATCTAATTGCTATAGAAAGTTCTTAACTAGTTGTCACCTCTGCATTTGGGCATATGATTCACACCCAGTGACTGCAGAAATTTGAGCTCTGAGTTCATTGTGCTACAGCAGAACACTGctaaatctttttttccctttctggacTGCTTTTTGCCTGGTTCCAATTAATATCACCTAAGCTAAAAGAACCCAAGAGATCCTTAGTCCATTTTTCTGCTTCAAAGACCTTTCTTGGTGTATTACTGCACTTTTTACAGTGAGAATGTAGCACTGTTAGGACTAGgaactatttatttttttgtctaaTAATTTGAAGAATGAAGCCTAAGATACTGTTGACACCTAAAACGTGTGGGAGAAGTGCTCAACACCTTTTCTGAGCAGTTCCTTGGGACAATGTTCCCTTCTGCCAGAAGGGGGGGCTGAAGAAATAACATTGCAACACCAAAGAGCTATCAGTTGTCAGAAAATAATTATTCCTAGCAGTCCAGTTCAGTTTATAAAAGAATTGTATTTGAAATATAACTTTGTCCCTCATTTCTGAATTTGACTCTGCAGAGTCACCTTGCCCTGTTTATTCCAGGATAATTTCACATGGGGATTTAATTGTTTAGTCACAAAACTCAAGACTAATCCTAAAACACAACAGCACCTTACTTTTTGAACTAAACCAAAATGGAACAGCTTTAAGGCTTTAAACCTTTAAGTAGCTATAGTCTGAAATGACTTTCTGCATGTGTTTGTAAAATATGTCAGTGGAGACCTAAATGCAGTGGGTTCAAGCAACTAATTATCTAGCTATTTTAATTAGCCTgcatattagaatcatagaaatgttagggttggaagggacctcaaggatcatctaattccaatcacccctgccatggacagagacacctcacactagattcaGGTAGTGAAGTCCCTTTGTAAGCTCAACTCTCTGAGTCTCATATTTAACTTCCAACTTGCTTTTCATATTAGAAATTATCTTGCTTATTTAGTTGAATGAATATTCCTGTGGGGTCCTGATGGAATCTGAGTTGGAAGCTGTCTGGAAGTTAATCTTTAGTAATGCAAAGTTCTTGTCTCATACAGTTGCATGCAAAAAATAGCTGTAAAATTGCCTGAGTTTCCTATGATGATATTCTGCATGAAGACTAGAAAATAAGATTTATACCTTTGGATCTCCAGATGCCTGAGAATGTTTGTCTCTGTGTTTCATTTTCAGATAGAATTCCAGAACCAGGGAGGATGGCTGGCACAAGCATTGAGGAGCCCCTTGTTCTGCAAAGTATAAACAGATGATAGCTTCATATGCTTATTTCTCATGCAAAGTTCTGTAATTTAGGAAATTCCTTGTTGCTTAGATTTCCCCAGCATGGCCAGTGAGGCCATTTCAGCTTGTTGAATTTACCCATGAGGCAGGCTGGTGGGATCATACTGTCAATGAAAAAGCTGTTAGCAAAATCTCTCTTCCCTCAgtgctgatagaaggaaaactCTGTATGAAGTCAGATCAGTAAAGCCTGTGTCTAGAACTGGGCCTAAAAATACTGGGTTTACTTTATAAGAAATCTCACAGATAATATAATTTCTGCACTTTGCTTTATGTACTGTGCCTTTGTGTGTCTGTAATGTGTTTCTGAATAAAATGTTTCCATTTCTATTCCCTGTGGTATTCTGAAAGTGTTCAACCCAAACATTTTAATCACTCTTGTTTCTAAAGAAGGAGCTGCTACTTCCAGATAAATAtgggaaaatacattttaatagaCAATTAAAGTGCTTTAGAGGAAGAGTTGGGTTTAATTCTCTGGAAATTAGGACTATATTTATCTTCATGCCAGCAAGCGAGAGTGGGTAAGTCTATTCCATCTGGAGCTGCTATAAATTGTATGGTGTAACACTGAGTATGTGGGAGGAGAGGaacttgtgtttttttcccaaacaaCATGAAATTCAAAGTCAGGCAAAGCTAAAAATAAATTTGATAATAAATTACTGATTCCCAGAACTTTTCTTAGCTTGTTTTGAAATATTTGCTTGTTTTgaaatggtaatttattttacaaACCATCACAAATAACAGGTCAGCTATTTTACTCTACCCATACCACTATCTCTTCATCTTACCCTCTAACCCCTCACGCTGGCCCCTAACCCAAACCCTATAATACAGTAGAAATACGTTTTTAAGGTAGATTCTTTTAAATCTTAAATAAATGGTGCAGTAAgtggagaaaaaaggaagagaagaactTTTAAGTGAAAAGCCCCGAAATTGTACAGCCAGTGGAGTTATGCCTTCATCTTGGTTTGACCCAGCTAACATTACAGGTGTTTTTTCACAAGCAGCCTAGCCTCTGATGTGGAACTGCAGAGAACAGTTAAGAGTTGAATGGAGAAGCTGAAATGATCCATTTGAAGCCTCAGCAGTGAGCTCATCCCCTTTGCACAACTGGCaatgctgccagctccccagtTGCTGATTTATAAGCATCTCAGGGCTTTTTCCAGCAGAGGAAATACATTTCACTCAATTCCATCTTTAAGTCTTTTGTAGCTTTGCATCAGTTACAACAAACCAGTGTGTCAAATTGTGACAGCATCTGAATTGTCATTTCAAGGGCAAGGAAAATGGCTCTGGAAAACACCGAGGCTCTAACCTTCTATGCTATGCAAATGGCACAGTAACCAAAGCCATTTTTGCCTGCTCTCTGTCTTCTCACCACACATCACACAGAAGCTGCCCAGGTGCCGTGGAGCTCCCTGGGAAATGGATATTTAGTGTTACAAATGAAATACCATTTTTGTTCTGGTTGAAGAAGGCAAAGGGATGTTTGATACTTGCCCTTTTCCAAGCACAAAGGTCAGGAGGCTCATGGTCTCCACAACTGTAAAAGGGCGTCCCTCACCATCCAGATATGGGGAGTTGTAACAAGCTCTTATTTCAAAGTGTAGTCATTGTACAAGCAAATTAAATCAAAGTGTATTCCCTGTGATATTCATTTGTACAACAAAGGTTTGGAACATGATGAAAATACACTGGTTGAATCGCCTTTTTAATGGTCTAGCATTTATCCTGGCAGTAATGAAACAGGAGAGCATCTTTGAAGATGCAGACGTACAGTGCCTGCCTCACTTGGTAAGGGCTGAAGAGGAACAGCAAAGCCTGTACAGTATAGCTGCACTTCCCAAAAGTTTAAGTTCAGTGAGGTCAGTCCTCAAGATGAAAATAATTCATAAAATCCTAGAGTCAGAGGTTCAGGCTTTAGGTGGAATTGTGGAATACACAAATGATTTTCTCAAGTAATTTAAGAAGCTCTGTTTAACTTAATTGCAAGCTGTGATGTCTTCCAGTAGCTGCCCTTTCTACTAACATCAGAAAATAAAAGATAGAAGCATGCAGAAGTTTGGGGCTTTAATGAGCAAAATGCTTTTCTGAACTTTGTTGGAGATAGAACCCTGTAACTGAGACTCTAACAGGGGGAATTATGTTAAGAGAAGCTGTTCTTTGTCTAAGCATGATACCACAAGTGAAGGTGACAAGGAGCCAGGGAAATGCGATGTGGCTATCAGATCTGGAAAGCACTTTGGAAGAATTTAACCCACaagttgcttttaaaaaataaataaatctttaaGACCAAATTTTTGCACTCCCCTAGAATCAGAGGAAACTGTTTACAGACTTCACAGTGTCAGTGTTGTTCAGAGGTTTTAGTTTCCCCTGTCAGGCATAGGGAGATGTTTTTCCAAGCTTTATCAACAGGCTGGCAGGAGTGGGTTACTCTTCCCTTCCTGAGCACACTCCGTATCGAGCCAAAGCTCGGTGTCAGTGGTCAGTTTTCCGGAGCGATCCTCACTGGGTGATTACTTCtgggaaaagaaacccaaaatacCTGCTCACACTTGCGAAGAGACCCTTTCAGTAGCTGCTGGTATCCAGCTGCTTCAGAAGTGACCTGTGTGCTTCACATACCTTACTTGACCTGCAGCTAGCACAAAGCTCAGCACTAAGTAGCTGGTGACTATTTAACTCATCATAGTGCTCATGACTAATTGTGCTCCTTTGGATGCAGACTGTCATTACTGGACGAGCAGAGCTTAGCACAGGTGGTAACCACGCAGCACACTTGTCAGTTCCACTAACCTCTAACATGGTTGGTACACTtagaatcagaatggtttgggttggaagggacctccagagggcaTCTAGTCTAGCtctcctgcagtgcccagggacatcctccactagatcaggttgcccagagccctgtcgagcctgaccttgaatatcttcaaggATGGGGCCTTAACTACTTCCTTGGGCCACCTATTGCAGTGTTCCATCtgtctcatggtgcagaacctgttccttACATCctatctaaatctgctctgctctcatttcaaacgattgcctctcatcctaccactgcaggcctttggaaacagtccctctgcagccttcttgtagcccccttcaggtactggagggctgctattaggtcttccctgagccttctcttctccaggctgcacaaccccagctccctcagcctgtcctcacagcagaggtgctccagcccctgatcattttcatggccctcatCTGGACCCCCTcaatcaggtccatgtccttcctgtgttgagggcacgaggtaaaaacattttaaaacacacaaagaaattACTTGGACACACTCTATTTAACAATCTAAACCCATCATCCATGCTTTCTCTccacctccccacctctccccttTTTATTCTGGTTATGCTGTGGTAAGGCAGCTGAaagttcatttctttctttcttgagtCCTCTCCCCCCCACCGTCCAAGTGCAATATTTACAGTGCAAATTCAGCAAGGAGATATTTCAGGACAAACTTCTCAAtacttaatatttttttttctagaaaaGTAATTAAATAAACAAATCAGAGGGGTTAAAATAAAGCTTGTTTTGTTGTCATAAAAACACTGTCCACTGAGAATCCACAGCTTTCATTTTGAGGCAGTTTTGTTTAAAATCCTTGGGTTTATAtccaaaaaagcaacaaacataACACTTAGGAAACACCAACCAAGCTATTACATCACTATATTCTCACACTAACTTTGAAATGAAGGTTGGAAGCCATGCTTACAGTTATCAGTTCCTACCCCAGCTGGCTCAAGAGTGCAACTCTTTCAGTCCCAGCAGTAATATTCTTCAGACTTGCTAGTCCCCTTTAAAGTCCCCTCATAGATCAccctccagcactgcttctgTCAAACACACTACCCAGGCAGCAAGCCTGCATGTGCACATGCAGCGGTTTGCAGACCTGCCAGAATAATTTCCACTCCTTTTTAAGCTACTATTAAAATGTGTCTGGTTTTGTGAAACAGCTGCATGGGTTTAAAAGGAACTGCTAGGGATAACTTTGATGAACTTGAAAATGATCATGTAGTTTAGAGGAGCCCTTTGCATCGCATCGCATTGCATTACTTTGTATTAGTTGAATTCCTATTTAAAAGCTACATTTGCAACCAGGAAGCTAAAAAAGATAAAAGTGAACTAccctgtgaggaactttctgcTAACAAGGGCAAGTTTCTTGGATTTATGTCCTGGTGACCATTTCCCTTGGCTTTGCTCCAACACAGTCACACGTGCAGGAGCCTGATACGACACTGTTACCTCTCTGGTCCCAGAGGGGCTTTGCATGGCCGTGTGGCAGCCCTGCACCTCAGCAGTCACTGACCCTCCatctgcaaggacaggctgggaccGTGCAACTGTGTTGGCAGATCTGGTCTTCAGCAGCTAAGGTCTGAACCTGGCATTTCTGAACTGCTGCGAAGATGAAAGCCCAgtgctcttcctccctctcctctttgtCCAAGTTGTTCACCACtggccagagctggaagggGCTACAGGTCCCTCACACCTGAAAGCACTGGCACTTTGACCAAATGACAGAAGagatttccagccctgcctcccttcATAGGTGTTTTTTAAGGATGCTGAGACCAATATGAGCCTCATCcatcttccccaggagggtttgTTTTCCAGAGAAGACAGGGCTGTTGGTGTCAAGAGGAATTATTTCACCCAGGACTGTGCTCTGACCCTTTGGGTATACACCATATTTAGTCTGTTGCTGAGAGGGGGTTGTTTCGGTATTTTGGATTTGGCACGTTGATGGGAATTCCTAGAGGATCCTAGCTTTCCCTTTTTGGGATGTCTCCATCCACAGGTCCTACTGCACAAGGCTGTTGGCTACCAGctagggaaggaggggggagagctGGGTACTGAAGGTTTGTGGGTTGTGAGAAAGGTTTGACAAGGACCAGATCACTCCCTAACCCCTGCAGGTCTGTCCCtgtcctcctctccccaccagcacagggtgCCTGCTGCTTGTTCTTTCCACTGCATCCTGGGGACTATTTCCCTCAGCCATTTAtcacttctcctcttccttttatGGACAGAGGGAGGTATTTCTTATATATGAAAAAGTATTTACAGTCATTTCTCAGGATCTGAACTGTGCACAGGATCAAAAAAGAAATTCTGGCAAATCCACTGGAGAGGTGGGAAACAACTGTCTTGTTCCCCCGGGGCAAAGGAGGCTTaaaccagcccccagctccagatGTCACATAAACACACCAAGACCCACAGCAACATCTACCCACACAGCCCTGCTAGGGCACCAATAACCCTCCTCTCCCAAGCAACCCCTGAACTTAGGGACTTAACTCCAAGGGCAgggaacctcctgtgtcccaCAGGACCACCATGAACTGCCCATTGTCCTTCTAGACATTAGGGGTGAGGATGTTTCCAAGGCAGGAAGGAGTTTAAGGTTCATTTATTTTCCAAACAGCAAAACCTCTGAACCTGTGAGTGAGAAGCACCCATTTTGACTCAGGGGTACCCCTTTCATGCCTTTCCAAAAGCCAGCACGAGCTTGCTTCCCTGAAGAGCACCTCAGGACTGGGACAGCT from Dryobates pubescens isolate bDryPub1 chromosome 4, bDryPub1.pri, whole genome shotgun sequence includes these protein-coding regions:
- the CEP20 gene encoding centrosomal protein 20 isoform X3 produces the protein MATVAELKAVLKDTLEKRGALGQIKARIRAEVFKALDDQSVPRPPLSHENLLINELIREYLEYNKYKYTASVLTSEAGQPEVPLDRQFLAKELNIVEDTNGKSVRPLLYGIISHFLHAGKAESTQNTLPKMSLLNYPKQNLGKLPIERNQKDRIPEPGRMAGTSIEEPLVLQSINR
- the CEP20 gene encoding centrosomal protein 20 isoform X4 — its product is MATVAELKAVLKDTLEKRGALGQIKARIRAEVFKALDDQSVPRPPLSHENLLINELIREYLEYNKYKYTASVLTSEAGQPEVPLDRQFLAKELNIVEDTNGKSVPLLYGIISHFLHAGKAESTQNTLPKMSLLNYPKQNLGKLPIERNQKDRIPEPGRMAGTSIEEPLVLQSINR
- the CEP20 gene encoding centrosomal protein 20 isoform X1, coding for MCSNCVCIALDKGCFNVFGIVLTDLLMVLVLKDTLEKRGALGQIKARIRAEVFKALDDQSVPRPPLSHENLLINELIREYLEYNKYKYTASVLTSEAGQPEVPLDRQFLAKELNIVEDTNGKSVRPLLYGIISHFLHAGKAESTQNTLPKMSLLNYPKQNLGKLPIERNQKDRIPEPGRMAGTSIEEPLVLQSINR
- the CEP20 gene encoding centrosomal protein 20 isoform X2, whose amino-acid sequence is MCSNCVCIALDKGCFNVFGIVLTDLLMVLVLKDTLEKRGALGQIKARIRAEVFKALDDQSVPRPPLSHENLLINELIREYLEYNKYKYTASVLTSEAGQPEVPLDRQFLAKELNIVEDTNGKSVPLLYGIISHFLHAGKAESTQNTLPKMSLLNYPKQNLGKLPIERNQKDRIPEPGRMAGTSIEEPLVLQSINR